CTTACACCAAACACCTTTTCTGCTGCTGGGGACCACCCAAGGGAGAGTTCAGAGAGGTGAGGGCAGTGAGAGGAGCCACCACAAAACTGTAGTGAACCGCCGACAGAAGTTGGCGAAGCCCAGAAAGCACTGCAGCGGGAGTAGGGATGAGGCCGGTCCAAAACTGCTTTATTGACTTTATTTGCATAGAGTTAGTGACAATATATGGTACAATTCAGAAATTCAATGTGATAAAGTTATTGATATGATCAATTTGAGTGATAATCCGTCATTTACTTTCTGCCCGAAACATAAATGTATAGTTGTGATAAAGCCTACAAACTGCACAGGCATATAATCAATATCAGGTTGATCAGTCACCAGTTGGAAAATCAAGCAGGCTGAGGGGTGGCgcactccaacagactcaataaactgatccgcaaggccagtgacgttgttggggtatttttgtactttcttctcttgaatgggagcaccggtactgtataatttccccccggggatcaataaagtatttctaattCTGATTCAAACTACCAAAAAGTAAAATCAACGATAAAAATCAATATCACATCACTGAATATTTAAACAAGTGATCAATGATGGCGCTTGTTCCAGAGACTTTCGGCTCACCACAGCTACATGACTGCGAGTCTCTGCAGCTTCAAACTGTGTCTGTTTAACTTTTCATGAAAAACTCACCCTTTATTCAAAAGTTTTGGCTGTTAGCATACAGGATGTGTTGCTGGTTAACTTTACAACAGCTTTGATTTGAAAGTTCTGAGTTTGTTTGACCATTTATTTCTCCAGAGCCAGTTAGGTCAGCGTTCAAAAGCTGATGCAAAATAAGGCACTTTATATTCATAAAACTGATGACTCACCCAACACAAAGCAAGttaaatataaaactatatatgGAATATATATTCAGGCATTGGCTCCTTATATTGAGACCTAGACATGTAAGTgcatgttcttcttcttcttgctaTCATTATCATTGTTCTTGCGATATGATGCTGCTCAGgaggagtatgtgtgtgtatatatatatatatatatatatatatatatatatatcattaatattgttacattttgagtgtatttttaatttttaactaCAATGTCGCTTTTAAAACGCAGTGGACTGCGCAAAGAGAATGTTTCTCTAACAGCAGGAGACTTTCCCTCctacagagaacacagagacactgaggaacCATATGACCTGGACCAGAACCCAAAGCCAGGATAAAGAGGTTCAGTGAATGTGGTGTtgaaggtgtggaggtggatcagtgtgtcagaGGAGACTTTGTAGAAAGACAGAGTGCCAGCAGGACAGTCCACATACACTGCGACtctgttggaggaggaggaggaggaggagatggatgtTCCTCTGTTGATGTACCAGACAGAGTAACCATCATCAGAGCAGGTCAGACTCCAGGACTGATCATtccatccaaacacacagtctTCTCTTCCTACTCTGATTCCTCTGTAATTCACTGATATATaaactcttcctctccactcgACCTCCCAGTAACAGCGACCAGTCAGACCAGTTCTACACATCAGCTGAGGCCAGTCAAACCTGTCTGGATGATCAGGATGTGACTGATCCTCCTCCACATACGACGccttcctgttgttgtcagacagtctgatgtttctgttcactgtgtttgtgtcgagTGTGAGTTCACAGGAATCTGATGGAGAGACCGAGACACAATACAGCTGCAGTTATTAATCTATCATCTGTTCATTATTGACACTTTGATGATGACATCATGATCTGAATGAGTGATGTCACAGTCTGAAGACGGTTGaatgtgtgctgctttgttttcatgaatcaaatgaaagacacactTACACTTCCTCAGACCTGGTCTCAACCATCGGACTCCAGCAGGCTCCACcctgaaaggaggaggggggtcagACCAGCACATCCTCTTTCAGCATGGACACATGGACATTACATTACTATGAGAGGAATGTAATGTCCATGTTTACACAGTTATGTTTTTCTGAGATCTGAAACTGactgtctgtggctgcagcaggcCTCTTCATACCTGAGAGTGTCCAGTCTCCAGTGTGGatcctccagtccagcagacagcagcgtCACTCCTGAGTCTCCTGGATGATTGtagctcaggtccagctctctcagatgggaggggttggagctcagagctgaggccagagaagcacagcctTCCTCTGTGATCAGACAGCCTGACAgactacaaacacaaaacaacacacatggcAGATCATCTGAGGGCACTGCTGTGTCAGTCAGAGACGAGAAGAAACTGTCTacatataaattaataaataaatacagaaaagatATAATGACTGAATCAGGGAGTTAACAGCAGTCATGCCAGCAACTGTATTTAGACACAGGGTGTGTTGAGCTAAATGATGACATCAGTATTGctaatttgctaattagcagtaaacacagtccAGCTGAGGTATTTCGTTCgttaaacaacaaaagaaaaaacaagacaaaattcCTCATGGAAAGTAATTCTCTGAGTATAGAAACTACTGCCAAAGTTAAGTTAAAGGTCCTTTGACAAATCATATTAGCAGACACAATCCAACACAGGTTAGGTGTTAATCCACTAATGTCAATCAGATTTTAAATGGTAATCCTGACCTGAGAGTTTCCAGTGTACATtgtggactctccagtccagcagacagcagtttcactcctgaatcctgcaggttgttgtcactcaggtccagctctctcagactgGAGGACTGGGAGCTGAGAACTGAGGACAGAGcttcacagcttctctctgagagGTTACAGCCACTCAGTCTggagagacaacagaaaggaaacaagtaataagttatttatttttctctccagttgGACGACAGCAGAGTATTTCTTGATGAATAAATCCCACTTACAGAGCTTTCTTGGAGGTTTTGACTACTGGCAGCAGCCTCAGAAGAGCCTCCTCTgaagcagagtatttcttcagGTCAAACACGTCCAGATCTTTTTCTGATGACAGTAAGATGAAGACCAGagctgaccactgagcaggagagagaTTATCTGTGGAGAGTCTTCCTGATGTTAGGGACTGTTGGATCTGCTCCACTAGAGAACGatcattcagttcattcagacagtggaacagattgatgcttttctctgcagagggagTCTCCTCGATTTTCTTCTTGATGTACTCGACCGTTACCTGATTGGTCAGtgagccacttcctgtctgtgtcagcaGGCCTCGTAGGAGAGTCTGATTGGTCTCCAGAGACAGTCccaggaggaagcggaggaacAAGTCCAGGTGTCCATTTGGACTCTGTAAGGCCTTGTCCACAGCACTCTGGTAgaactgtgtctctgcagattcatcttttcttgtttcagaCTTCTGGGAGGTTGGTTGTTCTTCTGACAGCAGATTGACACCAGAGTTGATGAATGTCAGATGGACATGAAGagcagccagaaactcctgaacgCTCAGATGGACGAAGCTGAACACCTTGTCCTGGtacagtcctctctcctctttaaagatCTGTGTGAACACTCCTGAGTACACTGAGGCTGCTCTGATATCGATGCCACACTCTGTCAGGTCTGATTCATAGAAGATCAGGTtgcctttctgcagctgctcaaaaGCCAGTTTTCCCAGAGACTCAATCATCTTCCTGCTCTCTGGACTCCAGTGCggatctgtctctgctcctccatcataCTTGATGCTCTTCAGTTTGGACTGAACCACCAGGAAGTGGATGTACATCTCAGTCAGGGTCTTGagcagctctcctccctctctggtctTCAACACGTCCTCCAGAACCgtagcagtgatccagcagaagaccgggatgtggcacatgatgtggaggcttCGTGAGGTCTTGATGTGGGAGATGATTATGCTGGCCTGCTCCTTATTCCTGAACCTCttcctgaagtactcctcctGCTGTGGGTCAGTgaaccctctgacctctgtcaccatgtcaacacactcaggagggatctgattggcCGCTGCAGGTCTTGTGGTTATCCAGAGGcgagcagagggaagcaggtTCCCCctgatgaggtttgtcagcagcacatcCACTGAGGTGGACTCTGTAACATCAGTCAGGATCTCATTGTTGTGGAAGTCCAGAGGAAGTCGACACTCATCCAGACCGTCAAAGATGAACACAACCTGGAACTCTTCAAACCTGCAGATTCCTGCCTCTTTGGTTTCAGTAAAGAAGTGATGAACAAGTTCCACCAAACtgaactttttctctttcagcacattcagctctctgaaggtgaatggaaatgtgaagtgTATGTCCTGGTTGGCTTTGTCTTcagcccagtccagagtgaacttctgtGTTAAGACTGTTTTCCCAATGCCAGCCACTCCCTTAGTCATCACTGTTCTGATTGGTTCGTCTCTTCCAGGTGAGGGTTTAAAGATGTCTTCTTGTCTGATTGTTGTTTCTGGTGTGTCTGGTTTCCTGGATGCTGTTTCAATCTGTCTGACCTCGTGTTCATCATTGACCCCTccagtccctccctctgtgatgtagagctctgTGTAGATCTGGTTCAGAGGGGTCGGGTTTCCTGCTTTAGCAatcccctcaaacacacactggaactTCTTCTTCAGGTTAGATTTAAGTTTCTGCTGACAAACTGGAACAGGATGTTCTGAATGAAGACACAACAAATAAGATCAATAAGTGATTTACATAtgacaatatataaaatatgactaTTTAATTCCCCTAAAGATtgcatatataaacatatttccgTCCATCTCTTGAGGCATTAGTAAATGTCCCATTTATCCATCATGTTAAATCTGTAGAGAAATCCTCTTACTGCTCTGCAGACAGtcagccagctcctcctgcttcattcTCCTCAGGAAGTTCACTGTGATCTTCCGAAatgcttctctgctgctcttcctctgctcttcctcctcaccgtccaacccctcctcatcctccctctgactCTCTGAGCATTCTGGGTAATCTGAACTCAGAACCTTCTGGATCTTCTTCAGCTCGTTCTTCACAAAAGTGACAatgttctcctccagcagctggaaCAGAATATTATATGAATGACACAATCAAACTAAAATCATGGAACCAAACAAATCAGATCCATgttggacagactgacagtccACTGGTCTAAAAGTGCAGCATGGAGATTATTGTGAACAGAATAgatgtaaaagtacttgttgTACATGTACAGACCATAAATATGGAGTCCAGGTGTGTCTGATGCTGCTGGGCAGACTGACCACTGGGAACCTCTGAGCTGTCCTGGTCCACTCTGTGGAGGAGTCATGAAGAATGAGCTCACATTATGTCtgtccacacagagacaaacacaagctaAATGTCCTTTGAGATACAGTGTTGCTAAGAACATTGTATTGGATGATTGCTCctgacatttaaatgttgctTGTACTTCTGATCCCACTGTGAATCAACAGTCCAGTCTATAGCTCTTCAGCACTTTCAGTTCACTGTGTTGGTTCAGCAGCTTGTCTGATTGAGTCTGCGCTGCTCTCGCTGACCCAATATAATACTGTGGGCAGCAGCTCACAAGCTGACTGCATGTTACCTGCCAAGTGGTAATTGGAAGTGAGTTGCAGGAAATGAGTGGAGAGATTCTTCTTGGTGGACCATATCAGGGataaaaaataccacaaaatatggcatcaaaccagaattaaaagaaagaacTAATTAAGTTAAACCTAACAAGGGCCATAACTACTAAACAAGGCCAGAAATCCACTGACATCCTCAGAATTGATCTCTAGCAAATTAactaatgttttaattaaatttcaCCTTATTCTGCTCCACTCAACTTCTGGTTGTTCACATGCCATCAACAATACATTTCTCAATGAGTATCTGAATGTCAGGATGTAACGATTAGAGAGGAGCAGAGCCATCAACTGATTTCCACCTTGTCAGATCAGAAGGTCTGCAGGGTCTGTTGTCTGTCGGAAACAAAAATTTGTAGGTGGAAGAAGTTTGGGGATCCTTGAAGACCTTTTTGGTTGGTCTCAAAGAGATTCTGGCAAACCATCAGAGCTTAGCCTGGGCTGTCTGTAGTAGGGAAGGATACTGTAATTCAACTATCGTGGTCACATAATCACATTGCTAAACCTGGTTGGAAAGGATGCTCTGTTGGACCACAAATTAGGAAGAGTAATTTGGATTCCGTCCTGGAATCTGGAAGCTTGAAGGCGAAGCTCTTGATCTCGTAGGGTGGCTGGGCTCAGCCTTAGAAATAAGGTGAGGAGCCCAGACATCCAGAAGGAGCTTTGAGTACAACTTCTGTTTCTTGATATCGAAAGGAGTCTGATGATGTGGTTCAGGCATCTGATTAGGAGTACCACACCTGTGGAGGTGTTCCGAGCACGTCCAATTGGGAGGACACCCCAGGGCAGACCCACAACAcactggagggattacatatcccATCTGGAAAAGCTGGACATAGTGACTACAGAGAAGGACGTCTGGGCCTCCTaacttagcctgctgccactgccaccTGGACCCAGATAAGTGGTATAAAATGGATAGATGTATAAATACCATCCAGGGTTTGAATTGTCTTTGACTCCTCAACATGCCAGATATTTCTGCACTGAAGTGCATTATTGGTGCAGCACAACTTATTTTATGTACAGGTAGAATTTTTACAAGCAAACTAAGAAAACCCTCCTCTTATGTGCCAGTCAAGGGgcactgtttattttttctgttgtgtttttcttccctctcactttctctttcacttgcTCCGACTCTCTTTCCTCGTGCCATTAACTAATTGGCTTCCAGAGCATTTGGAGCTGGTGTTGTTTTCCTGCCAGAAGTGAGATGAATTACTTTTCCCACAAGTTTGATCAACTTCAACTGAAATATTTGatcattgaaaatgaaactcGCACTCTTGTTTGctttgcagcattttaaagtATATCTTGGTTTGAATGCTCTACCTTTTAGGTGTTCACTTATCATAACAATCATAATCAATGTCTCATCAATCAATGTGTtggtcattattattattcagaaCTATAACCTTAAaatttgggttagggttagggttagcggTCTcccgtggtctgaaggtgctgacaacaaacatgtacaaatataaaggtaaaagaataagataagataaataacaaacagtgcagtgaccaaaaataaagtgtccagacgcagttgagcaggtagatgatggcatcctcaactccaagtcgggactggtaggcgaactgaagggggtccaagtaTGGCctgaccaagggccggagctgctccaggacgagtctctccagggtcttcatgatgtgggaggtcagtgccacgggtctgtagtccttggagccactgggacgcggcgtccTCGGCACAGGAAggaggcaggacgtcttccacagcacgggcCGTCTGAAACAATTGTCCAACATCCGCAGCTCCTCTGAGTCAACGTTAGTCAAGCCTCGGGTCGACGAAGCGCAGCCGGGGAGTGCCTTGTCCtcagtacagtactgtatactACTGTGCTGTAGACAGTAACACAGTACTTAACCAGTCTTTTTTTGACTCCAGTCCTCATGAAGGAGAGGACACAATTAAAAGCAAATGGAGTGCATCAAAAGCTGATTGTTCCCGAGGCGTTAAAGTGATCAGTTTGGATTTTTGTAGTGTGCTAAAAACTTTGATATtacttgttttaatttgatttgttgttggtGAAATGTGCCCACATTTCAGTATCCAAAGacttttttcaagttttttggatgaggatgaggatgaggtgATGAAttccagaaacagaaaagtaaaatcAAGACTtattttctgattctgttttaatgtttattagACTTCCCACCAATGAGAAAACACGTGAATTTTGTGATGCAGAAGGAAAATATAATCTTTTTCGTTTTCCATTTTTCAGATTGAATAATTCACTGTGTTTCACATTTAAAGGAATTCCTCTCTTTCACATTAACACTAATCCTGCTCTCTCCTTCATTACCATTCCCGAAGAACAGGAACATTGTAAGAACACTGCCAATCTAACTAGGTCAAAATGAATCTAATGGAAATGTGTTGAATATTTCATAGATTAAATGGTATTGATAGaatatgttgtatttgtgttcaAGAAGTTTGATCAATGAGAATCcctcaaccaatcacagctgagCAACACAGTTTCGAGATGTTTCAGGCTGACGTCAAACCTGTTGTCTGAACATCTTTTCTGTGCTGTCACATGTTGGGCGACACTTTTCTATTTTAGTATTAATAAAGTTTTAGTGACGAGTTCTACTATAATAAGATGCTACTGCTCCTCAGGAGGAGTTGATGTTGACTCACTCTCTGCTTGGGAAACGTCGTCCTTTGAAAAATATCGGTGGCTCCATGGACTCGTCACTCTTCatggacacacagctgggaCCAGGTTCAGGTTTATCGGAGTCCAGGATCCTGgtagacagagaggaagaccaCCAGAGGGGCAAATTCACAAGACTCCATTATGAGAATCAGTCTCACCATTTATACGTAGACACTTTTCTACTTTAGCATTGTTTTAGCGAGGAGTTTCTACTTTAATAAGATGTTACTGCTCTTCAGGAGGAGTTtgttctttcaaatgttttgtaatgttgtcGACATTATAAAGTAACTTGATGTTGACTCACTTTGTCCTTGGTAAACGCCATCCTTTGAAAAATATCGGTGGCTCCATGGACTCATCACTCTTGatggacacacagctgggaCCAGGTTCAGGTTTATCGGAGTCCAGGATCCTGgtagacagagaggaagaccaCCAGAGAAGGAAATTCACTCTTTAGTCTTCAGCCACAGAAGCTGCTGGAGAAACTAGCAGCTATCAACCAGAACAGGATCAACACACCAAAGTTGAATAAAGTTTGAAGCTCTTCACACTGACTGATATCTGctctctcctcactctgtcCATCCAGCTATATCATTGTCTTTCTGGGAGAACAAGAACATTGCAAGGACTCCAGGACTAAACTAACATCTTTCTCACCTCTATGTGGGGCCAAGACTCCATTATGAGAATCAGTCACATCATTTATACGTAGACACTTTCCTACTTTAGTATCAATAAAGTTTTAGTGACGAGTTCTACTTTAATGAGATGTTACTGCTCCTCAGGAGGAGTTGATGTTGACTCACTCTCTGCTTGGGAAACGTCGTCCTTTGAAAAATATCGGTGGCTCCATGGACTCGTCACTCTTCatggacacacagctgggaCCAGGTTCAGGTTTATCGGAGTCCAGGATCCTGgtagacagagaggaagaccaCCAGAGGGGCAAATTCACAAGACTCCATTATGAGAATCAGTCTCACCATTTATATGTAGACACTTTTCTACTTTAGCATTGTTTTAGCGAGGAGTTTCTACTTTAATAAGATGTTtgttctttcaaatgttttgtaatgttgcCGACATTATAAAGTAACTTGATGTTGACTCACTTTGTCCTTGGTAAACGTCGTCCTTTGAAAGATATCGGTGGCTCCTTGGACTGCTCTCTCCTTCATTACCATTCCAGAAGAACAGGAACATTGTAAGAACACTGCCAATCTAACTAGGTCAAAATGAATCTAATGGAAATGTGTTGAATATTTCATAGATTAAATGGTATTGATAgaatatattgtatttgtgttcaAGAAGTTTGATCAATGAGAATCcctcaaccaatcacagctgagCAACACAGTTTCGAGATGTTTCAGGCTGACGTCAAACCTGTTGTCTGAACATCTTTTCTGTGCTGTCACATGTTGGGCGACACTTTTCTATTTTAGTATTAATAAAGTTTTAGTGACGAGTTTCTACTATAATAAGATGCTACTGCTCCTCAGGAGGAGTTGATGTTGACTCACTCTCTGCTTGGGAAACGTCGTCCTTTGAAAAATATCGGCGGCTCCATGGACTCGTCACTCTTCatggacacacagctgggaTCAGGTTCAGGTTTATCAGAGTCCAGGATCCTGGTAGACAGAGATGAAGACCACCAGAGGGGCAAATTCACAAGACTCCATTATGAGAATCAGTCTCACCATTTATACGTAGACTCTTTTCTACTTTAGCATTGTTTTAGCGAGGAGTTTCTACTTTAATAAGATGTTACTGCTCTTCAGGAGGAGTTtgttctttcaaatgttttgtaatgttgtcGACATTATAAAGTAACTTGATGTTGACTCACTTTGTCCTTGGTAAACGTCGTCCTTTGAAAAATATCGGTGGCTCCATGGACTCGTCACTCTTGAAGGAGACACAGCTGGAATCAGGTTCAAGAGAGTCTGGTCTCTTATCAATCCTGgtagacagaaaaagagaccaCCAGAGAGGGAAATTCATTTTTTAGTCTTCAGCCAACGAAGCTGCTCAACGAACCCCCAAACAAACCAGACCTACTGACACTGGACTCATCTGCAACACAGACCTCCAGtctttgtgatgaaatgtggttcagaccttcatggtcccctcaggatgaactgtgataactctggtgatcctctgactctttatctagcgccaccatcaggtcaacatgttcatgtgtccaacactttggtttatgaccaaatacctgcagaactgatgacgttcatcagcctcagctgcacatAGTGCTCAGTGCTAATTcgcaaatgtttgcatgctaacgcactcaactaagatggtgaacatgataaatattatacctgctaaacattagcatattagcattgccAGAGTGAGTATATTAGCATGCTTACATTATCATTTAGCTAATACGGCCTACAGCCTAACAGAAGggctagtgtggctgtagacttgtTCCTACCTGTCAAAAATGTCCAAGCCGCTCCAAAGATTCCACAGATAGGGATCCCTGGAATAAAAGCAGACGTAGAGTTAGTTGATACCCCCCGCCCACCGAACTCAATAAGACAACACTCCTTCGAGTCTGCTGGATGTTGCAGAATAGCTCACCTCCTTCTCAACTCCTTTAAAAAACTGTAGCTGTCTGTAGATAACCGACTTTTGAAAAATATCGGTGGCTCCATGGACTCATCACTCTTGaaggacacacagctgggtTCAGGTCCAGGAGAGTctggtctctgctgctctgggcttcaacacaacacacacagagctttgacTGTGAATAATGATGGTGGAGTGATTTGAGTGCTGAGCTCCGACATGGAGAAGAGTCATGGACAGTTAGAGATCCTCATCTCACCTCGGAGCTTTGGTCTGGTTGTCATGGTCCCCACGCAGAGTGGTTTTAGATGGAGggactccctcctctctgtcctcacactgACTCATGCTGCTGAACTCACATCCacatcagctcacacacactttcgtctggagaggaaacacaaatcaTTCATCTGCACATGACTGAAATCCTCCTTAACATCATGTCTCCTGTAAAAtatcagctgctcctccagtgATTGGctgttatttcctgtttcatatCAGTGTCGGTTGAATGCAGTCAGACAGAGGAAGCTGCCATCAGCTGCTGTAGTTCTGCTGTCAGTCCACTAGATGGCGTCATGAAGCTGCAGTgaagagcagcacacacacgaTGACGGAGGACCGCTTACATTCACTGAATCTGACTgcctttaatactttaataacTTCTCCACCACTAAACAACATTCTTCCCATACTCCCTGTTTATATCccccaaagcattatgggaactaAATAACATTCATAAATCCATTAATATgaactgttttcatgtttgactAATCAATATATTTTTGACATCAATGAGACTCAGAATGTCTCATCAACATGGTTCTTATATGCCTGAAACATTGACTCTCTCCTCCACCCATTCACATATTTACTGTGTTGGAGACCTGTggacataaagacacaaaagtGATGTGGAGACACATCTCCGCCTTATTACACATCACTACAACAGGAACAGAGGCAGCAACTCCACCGCTTCATTTAGGGagctacattttattttgaaaggtttcACATGAAACATTACAATACTGTTGAGTCTGACTTTAAAATCGGTGTTTTTATTCTACCTGTGTGAGCCACGTCAAAGACTAATCtgacaataaagttttttttctgacttttatcATTTCGAATGTGACCTGTGTTAATACATCTGACATCCTGCAGTTCACTGTGACACCACCAGACGGCGCCACATGACTTCTAAAGACCAGCAGAGAAACGTCTCATCTTCATGACGTGTGACAGAGAAGAAGCTCTCGAGCCAACAAAGTTCCCACGAGGCAGTGGTACAACAAGTACTCACAAATACAACGTTGAGAAAATACTctgttcaaagtaaaagtcctgcattcaaagtttgACTTCAGTACGAAAAGTATTATTAACAACATGTACTGACATGTAACATTGCAACTGACACAACGGAGCGACGCTAGTTCCTGTTGGAGTGTCGACAGTTTAGTGACGCAGTTAcataacatatttattttatgaaaaaaataaaacgttGAAGCCCCTCGGCGCCCCCTGACCCCCGTACTGTCTCCACAACCGTCCTGTAGTGGAAATATAACGACAGACTCACCGACACAAACAGCTGTTCTCCAGCGGCAGTCCGACCGAGCGAGCGAAGCCGCCTTTAGTGGCTCAGACAGCGGGAGAGCAGCGGCTCGTCTCCGCCTCCTCCACCGGCTGCTTCAGCCATCAGGAAGTGGAGCTACACAGTAATAACGACTCTGTGTTCAACTACTGAGGACCAACTGACTCtacttctcctcttcttccaccgGTTCCACTCACTAACATCGACACAACATGGCGGATATGTTTAATGGCGGCCGTTTGGCTCCTTCGTCCCGAGTTCACAGTTAAACTCAAGAGTTGTGACTTTAGAGAAATGAAGCATCGAGCGGCagatttctgctgtttctggaGTCACTGAGCTCCCGACAGCTCGAGTTACCgagtaaaacatttcaaacgtGTTACTTTACCTTCAGCCGGAGGTTCACACGGAGAAAACTGTCTGCGCCACaaggaagacagaaagtgaaagtaaagtttAAACCGGAAACACGCAGAGAGGCGCGTGAACATCTGTTTATGTCATTTATatctatttattgattttaatgtaaatgtgttgcagcccaaagctccacagagcagctctgctgtGAAACTGTGCACATGTAGCTTCACCTTCAGACaaactatatattatatttcatctCTGAGACCAAAGTTTATCTCTCgaaatgaattaaatcattCATCAAAACTCTACAGAGACATCAGAGTCAGCTGGAAGTCAGATAACAAAGGTTTGTTGTGCTTTCTGTAATAATGgtattctttctttctgtagtTTTAGTCgcttttttttataacagtcttcattgtttttatttattctatcttgattttctacctttgtctctattgcactatcctgtatgctgctggaacaatgcaaatgtccccgctgagggattaataaaggattatcttattttatgttatcttaacaaacaaaacctgcTGCATTAACTTATTTATTGTTGATGCACTAACCCTTCTTAAAATAATGCTTGATCTTTTTG
This genomic window from Enoplosus armatus isolate fEnoArm2 chromosome 24, fEnoArm2.hap1, whole genome shotgun sequence contains:
- the LOC139306566 gene encoding protein NLRC3-like isoform X1, with translation MSQCEDREEGVPPSKTTLRGDHDNQTKAPSPEQQRPDSPGPEPSCVSFKSDESMEPPIFFKSRLSTDSYSFLKELRRRDPYLWNLWSGLDIFDRIDKRPDSLEPDSSCVSFKSDESMEPPIFFKGRRLPRTKILDSDKPEPDPSCVSMKSDESMEPPIFFKGRRFPSREREQSKEPPISFKGRRLPRTKILDSDKPEPGPSCVSMKSDESMEPPIFFKGRRFPSREILDSDKPEPGPSCVSIKSDESMEPPIFFKGWRLPRTKILDSDKPEPGPSCVSMKSDESMEPPIFFKGRRFPSREVDQDSSEVPSGQSAQQHQTHLDSIFMLLEENIVTFVKNELKKIQKVLSSDYPECSESQREDEEGLDGEEEEQRKSSREAFRKITVNFLRRMKQEELADCLQSKHPVPVCQQKLKSNLKKKFQCVFEGIAKAGNPTPLNQIYTELYITEGGTGGVNDEHEVRQIETASRKPDTPETTIRQEDIFKPSPGRDEPIRTVMTKGVAGIGKTVLTQKFTLDWAEDKANQDIHFTFPFTFRELNVLKEKKFSLVELVHHFFTETKEAGICRFEEFQVVFIFDGLDECRLPLDFHNNEILTDVTESTSVDVLLTNLIRGNLLPSARLWITTRPAAANQIPPECVDMVTEVRGFTDPQQEEYFRKRFRNKEQASIIISHIKTSRSLHIMCHIPVFCWITATVLEDVLKTREGGELLKTLTEMYIHFLVVQSKLKSIKYDGGAETDPHWSPESRKMIESLGKLAFEQLQKGNLIFYESDLTECGIDIRAASVYSGVFTQIFKEERGLYQDKVFSFVHLSVQEFLAALHVHLTFINSGVNLLSEEQPTSQKSETRKDESAETQFYQSAVDKALQSPNGHLDLFLRFLLGLSLETNQTLLRGLLTQTGSGSLTNQVTVEYIKKKIEETPSAEKSINLFHCLNELNDRSLVEQIQQSLTSGRLSTDNLSPAQWSALVFILLSSEKDLDVFDLKKYSASEEALLRLLPVVKTSKKALLSGCNLSERSCEALSSVLSSQSSSLRELDLSDNNLQDSGVKLLSAGLESPQCTLETLSLSGCLITEEGCASLASALSSNPSHLRELDLSYNHPGDSGVTLLSAGLEDPHWRLDTLRVEPAGVRWLRPGLRKYSCELTLDTNTVNRNIRLSDNNRKASYVEEDQSHPDHPDRFDWPQLMCRTGLTGRCYWEVEWRGRVYISVNYRGIRVGREDCVFGWNDQSWSLTCSDDGYSVWYINRGTSISSSSSSSNRVAVYVDCPAGTLSFYKVSSDTLIHLHTFNTTFTEPLYPGFGFWSRSYGSSVSLCSL